A window of the Lolium perenne isolate Kyuss_39 chromosome 7, Kyuss_2.0, whole genome shotgun sequence genome harbors these coding sequences:
- the LOC127318724 gene encoding pentatricopeptide repeat-containing protein At2g13420, mitochondrial, with translation MPRSLPAAAAVAATRRLLCTTIADATPSPAHLLALPPVAPSPTADELARLLLAHHNPFHPSESPLQLLSGGGVSLSQDLLVQILLRLRGASKLALSLLNAARLHPSVSSPPNADAYDAVVDALGRAHQFDAAWRLVVEAAADGAATPRTFAVLARRYVAAGMTRQAVRAFDDMEAFVGREPDAGEFTTLLDTLCKYKYPKVAAEVFNKRKYKYEPNEKMYTILIYGWCKVNRNDMSQKFLKDMIDHGIEPNIVTYNILLNGICRHASLHPDNRFDRTVHAAENLLKEMHDRGIEPDVTSYSIILHVYSRAHKAELCLCMFRSMKDRGICPTVATYTSVIKCLASCGRLEDAERLLHEMASEGVCPSPATYNCFFKEYRGRKDITGALELYNKMKAPGSPTTPDIHSYNILLGMFIKLNRHGTVMELWNDMCESTVGPDLDSYTLLIHGLCDKEKWREACQFFMEMIEKGFLPQKITFETLYRGLIQADMLRTWRRLKKRVDEEAAKFGDEYKLYHIKPYKR, from the exons atGCCACGGTCGctcccagccgccgccgccgtggccgccacccgccgcctccTATGCACCACAATCGCCGACGCGACCCCCTCCCCAGCCCACCTCCTCGCTCTGCCGCCCGTCGCGCCCTCACCCACCGCCGACGAGCTCGCGCGCCTGCTCCTCGCCCACCACAACCCCTTCCACCCATCCGAGTCGCCGCTCCAGCTCCTCTCCGGCGGGGGCGTGTCCCTCTCCCAGGACCTCCTCGTGcagatcctcctccgcctccgcgGGGCATCCAAGCTCGCGCTCTCGCTCCTCAACGCCGCCCGCCTCCACCCGTCCGTCTCGTCCCCGCCGAACGCCGACGCCTATGACGCCGTCGTCGACGCTCTCGGCCGGGCGCACCAGTTCGACGCCGCGTGGCGGCTCGTCGTCGAGGCCGCCGCCGACGGCGCCGCCACGCCCCGCACCTTCGCGGTGCTTGCGAGGAGGTACGTCGCCGCCGGGATGACCAGGCAGGCGGTGCGCGCATTCGATGACATGGAGGCCTTCGTAGGGAGAGAGCCCGACGCCGGGGAGTTCACCACTCTTCTTGACACGCTCTGCAAATACAAGTACCCCAAG GTTGCTGCGGAGGTATTTAATAAAAGAAAATACAAATATGAACCAAATGAAAAGATGTACACTATTCTAATTTATGGCTGGTGCAAAGTAAACCGAAATGACATGTCTCAGAAGttcctaaaagatatgattgatcATGGGATAGAGCCAAACATAGTTACATACAATATTCTCTTAAATGGTATCTGTAGGCATGCAAGTTTGCACCCTGATAACCGGTTTGATAGAACAGTTCATGCAGCTGAGAATCTCTTGAAGGAGATGCATGACAGGGGAATTGAACCAGATGTAACAAGCTACTCAATCATCCTGCATGTTTACAGTCGTGCACATAAGGCTGAGCTATGCTTGTGTATGTTCCGCTCGATGAAGGATAGAGGCATTTGCCCCACGGTGGCGACCTACACTTCTGTGATTAAGTGCCTTGCTTCGTGTGGGCGACTGGAAGATGCTGAGAGGTTACTCCATGAGATGGCTAGTGAGGGTGTATGCCCCTCCCCAGCGACCTACAATTGTTTTTTCAAGGAGTACCGAGGGAGGAAAGACATCACTGGTGCCCTAGAATTGTACAATAAGATGAAGGCTCCTGGTTCACCAACTACACCAGATATTCACAGCTACAATATATTGCTTGgaatgttcatcaagttgaaccGACATGGAACTGTTATGGAACTTTggaatgatatgtgtgaaagcacGGTTGGTCCAGATCTTGATTCATATACATTACTGATCCATGGTTTATGTGACAAGGAGAAATGGAGAGAGGCATGCCAGTTCTTCATGGAAATGATAGAGAAAGGTTTTCTTCCCCAAAAGATTACCTTTGAGACACTGTATCGCGGTCTTATACAAGCTGACATGTTAAGGACCTGGAGAAGGTTGAAGAAAAGAGTTGATGAAGAAGCAGCAAAATTTGGTGACGAATACAAATTGTATCACATCAAGCCTTACAAGAGGTGA